Proteins from a single region of Haloplanus sp. GDY1:
- a CDS encoding amidohydrolase, with translation MATLAIQGGRVLRPDASVVEADVLVDRGAGEILEVDANLGGDETLDASDGLVIPGLVNAHTHVAMTLLRGHADDKPLESWLREDIWPVEAALDPEDVEAGAELGLLEMIRSGTTTFADMYFEIDRTAAAVERAGLRAVLGHGAIAAGKAEEAARADVEESVEMARKLDGAADGRIGTAVMPHSLTTVTPDLLELAAEGALDAGVPVHYHANETVDEVAPIVEERGERPLEWARDLGLCTGSDFLAHGVHLDEGEIDLLAETGTGVVHCPASNMKLASGMAPVQRLLDAGVSVGLGTDGAASNNDLDLFDEMRDAAMLGKLAADDASAVAAPDAVGMATAGGADVLGVDAGRIEAGAAADLAVVALDSPHLTPRHDLVSHLAYAARGSDVRHTVCDGRVVMRDREVLTLDEERVMARASERAAALLDRAGV, from the coding sequence ATGGCAACACTCGCGATCCAGGGCGGGCGCGTCCTCCGACCGGACGCGTCGGTCGTCGAGGCGGACGTACTCGTGGACCGGGGAGCGGGCGAAATCCTGGAGGTCGATGCGAACCTCGGGGGCGACGAAACCCTCGACGCGTCGGACGGCCTCGTGATCCCGGGGCTGGTGAACGCCCACACCCACGTCGCCATGACGCTCCTTCGGGGGCACGCCGACGACAAGCCCCTCGAATCGTGGCTTCGGGAGGACATCTGGCCCGTCGAGGCGGCGCTCGACCCCGAAGACGTCGAGGCGGGGGCCGAACTCGGTCTGCTGGAGATGATCCGGTCGGGGACGACGACGTTCGCGGACATGTACTTCGAGATCGACCGCACGGCCGCGGCCGTCGAGCGGGCGGGGCTGCGGGCCGTCCTCGGTCACGGCGCCATCGCGGCGGGCAAAGCGGAGGAGGCGGCCCGGGCCGACGTCGAGGAGAGCGTCGAGATGGCCCGGAAACTCGACGGCGCCGCCGACGGGCGGATCGGGACGGCGGTGATGCCCCACAGCCTCACCACCGTCACGCCCGACCTGCTGGAACTGGCGGCCGAGGGGGCGCTCGACGCCGGGGTCCCGGTTCACTACCACGCCAACGAGACGGTCGACGAGGTGGCCCCCATCGTCGAGGAGCGGGGGGAACGACCCCTGGAGTGGGCGCGGGACCTCGGCCTCTGTACCGGGTCGGACTTCCTCGCACACGGCGTCCACCTCGACGAAGGGGAGATCGACCTGCTGGCGGAGACGGGGACGGGCGTCGTCCACTGTCCGGCCTCGAACATGAAACTCGCCTCGGGAATGGCGCCGGTCCAGCGCCTCCTCGACGCGGGCGTCTCCGTCGGCCTGGGCACCGACGGCGCCGCCTCGAACAACGACCTCGACCTGTTCGACGAGATGCGCGACGCCGCCATGCTCGGCAAACTCGCGGCCGACGACGCGAGCGCCGTCGCCGCGCCCGACGCCGTCGGGATGGCGACCGCCGGCGGCGCCGACGTCCTCGGCGTCGACGCCGGTCGGATCGAGGCGGGCGCCGCGGCCGACCTCGCGGTGGTCGCCCTCGACAGCCCGCATCTGACGCCACGGCACGACCTCGTGAGCCACCTCGCGTACGCCGCCCGGGGGTCGGACGTCCGCCACACGGTCTGTGACGGGCGGGTGGTGATGCGCGACCGCGAGGTGCTGACGCTCGACGAGGAGCGAGTGATGGCGCGGGCGAGCGAGCGGGCGGCGGCCCTGCTGGATCGGGCCGGGGTGTAG
- a CDS encoding NAD-binding protein — MVSLPERLSDIELSRRDRLILYYLTGLSVLVLVYTVAYNVAMWRLEGVDQSIFASFEFVVQTMTTTGYGQDSGHWSRPLMFLFVAMIQISGIGIGFFTLRLIIIPLFTDAEVNLDDRLTPKEDHVVVCEYRRDSTVLLDELEELGIDYVLISSSEEDARELSAEGYAAIDGSPQDASAFERASIDSARAVITDAGSANVNTILTVRSIRPDVEIIALTDDSDLRDVLLDAGADSVLSPHGVLGHRLAEKAVSSFSAELTDTVDLGADMEVVEIPVAHGSRLVGTRIRDSRIRERTGANVIGAWIDGELQLPPDPNAVIRPNTVLLVSGGHEALEAFSEFTRRRPSPRQHERIVLAGQGEVGRAARSVVEESGIDFVTVDIEDRDGVDVVGDAASRSVLQEAGIKRADAIVVGLPDDSASLLATVLSRSMNPDVEILVRVSDTDATRKALSAGADYVLSVPRVSARMVARELRGEDVLAPASQVRIVRVPATPFAGTTLAESSIYEETGCRVIAVEDDSGPSITVDPQREFTGEERLTIVGSDEAVQRFRSRFDVAPTETEA, encoded by the coding sequence ATGGTTTCGCTCCCCGAACGGCTCTCGGATATCGAACTCTCCCGTCGGGACCGGCTCATCCTCTACTACCTCACGGGGCTCTCCGTCCTCGTGCTCGTCTACACGGTCGCGTACAACGTCGCGATGTGGCGGCTGGAGGGCGTCGATCAGTCAATCTTCGCGTCGTTCGAGTTCGTCGTCCAGACGATGACGACGACCGGCTACGGCCAGGACTCGGGGCACTGGAGCCGCCCGCTGATGTTCCTGTTCGTCGCGATGATCCAGATCTCCGGCATCGGCATCGGCTTTTTCACGCTCCGCTTGATCATCATTCCTCTCTTCACCGACGCCGAGGTCAACCTCGACGACCGGCTCACCCCCAAGGAGGACCACGTCGTCGTCTGTGAGTACCGCCGCGACTCCACCGTCCTCCTCGACGAACTGGAGGAACTCGGCATCGACTACGTCCTGATATCCTCGTCCGAGGAGGACGCTCGGGAACTCTCCGCCGAGGGGTACGCGGCCATCGACGGCTCCCCGCAGGACGCGTCGGCGTTCGAGCGGGCCAGCATCGACAGCGCCCGGGCGGTCATCACGGACGCCGGGTCGGCGAACGTCAACACCATCCTGACGGTGCGGTCGATCCGGCCGGACGTCGAGATCATCGCGCTCACCGACGACAGCGACCTCCGTGACGTGTTGCTGGACGCCGGGGCGGACAGCGTGCTCTCCCCGCACGGCGTCCTGGGCCACCGCCTCGCGGAGAAGGCCGTCTCCTCGTTCAGCGCGGAACTGACGGACACGGTGGACCTGGGCGCCGACATGGAGGTGGTCGAGATACCGGTCGCCCACGGGAGCCGGCTGGTCGGGACGCGGATCCGGGACTCGCGAATCAGGGAGCGGACGGGTGCGAACGTCATCGGGGCGTGGATCGACGGCGAACTGCAGTTGCCCCCCGATCCGAACGCGGTCATCCGACCGAACACGGTGTTGCTCGTCTCGGGCGGCCACGAGGCGCTGGAGGCGTTCAGCGAGTTCACGCGGCGGCGACCCAGCCCCCGACAGCACGAGCGGATCGTCCTCGCCGGACAGGGGGAGGTCGGACGGGCCGCACGGTCGGTCGTCGAGGAGTCGGGGATCGACTTCGTGACCGTCGACATCGAGGATCGTGACGGGGTCGACGTCGTCGGCGACGCCGCCTCGCGGTCGGTCCTGCAGGAGGCCGGCATCAAGCGGGCGGACGCCATCGTCGTCGGCCTCCCCGACGACTCGGCGTCCCTCCTGGCCACGGTGCTTTCGCGGTCGATGAACCCGGACGTGGAGATACTGGTTCGGGTGAGCGACACCGACGCCACGCGGAAGGCGTTGAGCGCCGGTGCCGACTACGTCCTCTCGGTCCCGCGGGTCAGCGCCCGGATGGTCGCCCGGGAACTGCGCGGCGAGGACGTGCTCGCCCCGGCGAGTCAGGTCCGGATCGTCCGCGTCCCGGCGACGCCCTTCGCCGGGACGACGCTCGCCGAGTCGAGCATCTACGAGGAGACGGGCTGTCGCGTCATCGCCGTCGAAGACGACTCCGGACCGTCGATTACGGTCGATCCTCAGCGGGAGTTCACCGGCGAGGAGCGACTCACGATCGTCGGGTCGGACGAGGCGGTACAGCGGTTCCGCAGTCGGTTCGACGTCGCCCCGACGGAGACGGAGGCCTGA
- a CDS encoding adenosylhomocysteinase — protein sequence MTAPTIAERLDDPEAARAEGRRKMDWAESHMPILAELRETFAAEEPLSGERIAMAMHVEAKTAVLVELLAVGGAEVAITGCNPLSTQDDVSAALHAVSGVTSYAVHGVDTDEYYDAIEAAVGVDPTITVDDGADMVTHVHDEHPDLIPQLKGGCEETTTGVHRLRSMADDGALQYPMFAVNDTPMKTLFDNVHGTGESALTNVAMTTNLTVAGKTVVVAGYGYCGRGVAKKAAGMNADVVVTEVDPRRALEAHMEGYDVMPMNEAASEGDLFVTTTGNRDVITREHFERMGDGALLANAGHFDVEINLEELDEMAVSRREVRDGVEEYELPDGRRVNVLAEGRLVNLAGPLSMGHPVEVMDQSFGVQAVCVRELAANPDAYDAGVHEVPDRLDREIAEVKLDAEGIAIDDLSDDQREYMDSWDHGT from the coding sequence ATGACCGCTCCGACGATAGCCGAGCGACTGGACGACCCCGAGGCCGCCCGCGCCGAGGGGCGGCGGAAGATGGACTGGGCCGAGTCCCACATGCCCATCCTCGCCGAACTCCGGGAGACGTTCGCGGCCGAGGAACCGCTGTCCGGCGAGCGCATCGCGATGGCGATGCACGTCGAGGCCAAGACGGCCGTCCTCGTCGAACTCCTCGCCGTCGGGGGCGCGGAGGTGGCCATCACCGGCTGCAACCCGCTGTCGACGCAGGACGACGTGAGCGCGGCGCTGCACGCCGTCTCCGGCGTCACCTCCTACGCCGTCCACGGCGTCGACACCGACGAGTATTACGACGCCATCGAGGCCGCCGTCGGCGTCGATCCCACCATCACCGTCGACGACGGCGCCGACATGGTGACCCACGTCCACGACGAACACCCCGACCTGATTCCCCAGCTCAAGGGCGGGTGCGAGGAGACCACCACGGGCGTCCACCGCCTGCGGTCGATGGCCGACGACGGCGCCCTGCAGTACCCGATGTTCGCCGTCAACGACACGCCGATGAAGACGCTGTTCGACAACGTCCACGGCACCGGCGAGTCCGCGCTCACCAACGTCGCGATGACGACGAACCTCACCGTCGCGGGGAAGACGGTCGTGGTCGCGGGGTACGGCTACTGCGGCCGGGGCGTCGCCAAGAAGGCCGCGGGCATGAACGCCGACGTCGTCGTCACGGAGGTGGACCCCCGGCGCGCCCTCGAAGCACACATGGAGGGCTACGACGTGATGCCGATGAACGAAGCCGCGAGCGAGGGCGACCTCTTCGTGACGACGACGGGCAACCGCGACGTCATCACCCGCGAGCACTTCGAGCGGATGGGCGACGGCGCCCTGCTCGCGAACGCCGGTCACTTCGACGTCGAGATCAACCTGGAGGAACTCGACGAGATGGCCGTCTCGCGCCGGGAGGTGCGCGACGGCGTCGAGGAGTACGAACTCCCGGACGGCCGCCGGGTGAACGTCCTCGCGGAGGGGCGGCTGGTGAACCTCGCCGGGCCGCTGTCGATGGGCCACCCCGTCGAGGTGATGGACCAGAGCTTCGGCGTGCAGGCGGTCTGCGTGCGCGAACTCGCCGCCAACCCCGACGCCTACGACGCCGGCGTCCACGAGGTGCCGGACCGACTGGACCGCGAGATCGCCGAGGTGAAACTCGACGCCGAAGGCATCGCCATCGACGACCTGAGCGACGACCAGCGCGAGTACATGGACTCCTGGGACCACGGCACCTGA